From Chryseobacterium tructae, one genomic window encodes:
- the uraH gene encoding hydroxyisourate hydrolase: MKKFLLVFFGFIFLNLSAQEKAGFQLSSHILDISQGQPAGKVEIELEKYNETTKQWVSLGKKQTDNNGRVSDFLPYQKAGNNGKYKLVFFIEDYYKHKNIESFYPSIEVIFKIKDNEHYHVPITLSPYGYSTYRGS; this comes from the coding sequence ATGAAAAAGTTCTTACTCGTATTTTTTGGATTTATTTTTCTAAACCTTTCTGCTCAGGAAAAAGCAGGATTTCAACTTTCAAGTCATATTCTTGACATCTCACAGGGTCAGCCTGCAGGAAAAGTTGAAATAGAATTGGAAAAATATAATGAAACCACCAAACAATGGGTTTCTCTTGGTAAAAAGCAAACTGATAATAATGGCAGGGTTTCAGATTTTTTACCATATCAAAAGGCCGGTAATAATGGAAAATACAAACTTGTATTCTTCATAGAGGATTATTACAAACATAAAAATATAGAAAGCTTCTATCCGTCCATTGAAGTAATATTCAAGATAAAAGACAACGAGCATTATCATGTTCCGATTACTTTATCACCTTATGGATATTCCACGTACAGAGGAAGCTAG
- the sufC gene encoding Fe-S cluster assembly ATPase SufC — translation MLQIKDLHAKIEDGAEILKGINLEIKPGEVHAIMGPNGAGKSTLSSVIAGKEDYEVTGGEILFQGEDIIEDAPEDRAHKGIFLSFQYPVEIPGVSVTNFIKAALNETRKANGLQEMPAKEMLALIREKSEKLGIKKDFLSRSLNEGFSGGEKKRNEIFQMMMLNPKLAILDETDSGLDIDALRIVADGVNHFKNEGNAVLLITHYQRLLNYIQPDFVHVLANGKIIKTGDKSLALELEEKGYDWLLN, via the coding sequence ATGTTACAAATTAAAGACCTTCACGCCAAAATTGAAGACGGCGCAGAAATATTAAAAGGGATTAACCTTGAAATAAAGCCAGGCGAAGTTCACGCCATCATGGGGCCGAACGGAGCTGGTAAGTCTACCCTTTCTTCTGTAATCGCTGGAAAAGAGGATTACGAAGTGACAGGTGGAGAAATCCTTTTCCAAGGAGAAGATATCATTGAAGATGCTCCTGAAGACAGAGCACACAAAGGAATCTTCCTATCTTTCCAGTATCCAGTGGAAATTCCGGGAGTTTCTGTAACGAACTTCATCAAAGCAGCTTTAAACGAAACAAGAAAAGCAAACGGATTACAAGAAATGCCTGCTAAAGAAATGCTTGCATTAATCCGTGAAAAATCTGAGAAATTAGGTATCAAAAAAGATTTCCTTTCAAGATCACTGAACGAAGGATTCTCCGGAGGTGAAAAGAAAAGAAACGAGATCTTCCAGATGATGATGCTTAACCCTAAATTGGCGATCCTTGATGAAACAGATTCAGGATTGGACATCGATGCATTAAGAATTGTAGCGGATGGGGTAAACCACTTTAAAAATGAAGGAAACGCAGTTCTTTTGATTACTCACTATCAAAGATTGCTTAACTATATTCAACCTGACTTCGTTCACGTTCTGGCAAATGGAAAAATCATCAAAACAGGTGATAAATCTTTAGCATTAGAATTGGAAGAGAAAGGTTACGACTGGCTTCTTAATTAA
- the sufD gene encoding Fe-S cluster assembly protein SufD, with translation MALKEQIIENHNEFLESLRHRFLDDDRKAALQKFGNIGFPTKKDEEYKYTNLKEITEKSYSFFPKENHNITKEQFDELHLGEENFDWIVFVNGKLHKELSKVSIENVEFLSFNYALNDDKHKEIFEKYFNTIASKDLAFTNLNLAYCKYGFFLKVPKNVVIEKPIHVFYISQNQDENTFYNTRNLLIVEEGAKVEVIESHHNFDDTYVLTNSVTEIFTYPNAKADWHKLQNDNNTSYLIDNTFAKQEKDSLTTVNTFSFGGKLVRNNLDFIQNGSNINSFMNGITIIGKDQLVDHHTAVHHNFPNCESYQNYKGIFDGNAHGVFNGKVFVDKIAQKTNAYQQNNNVLLSEGASIDTKPQLEIFADDVKCSHGCTVGQLNEDALFYLRARGISKKEAQALLLYAFANDAMQNIDIEPLKEKISKLLAEKLEVDIEF, from the coding sequence ATGGCATTAAAAGAACAAATTATAGAGAACCATAATGAATTTTTGGAGAGTCTTCGTCACAGATTTCTGGATGATGATAGAAAAGCAGCTCTTCAAAAGTTTGGAAATATTGGTTTTCCAACAAAAAAAGACGAAGAATATAAATATACCAATCTAAAGGAGATCACGGAAAAAAGCTACAGCTTCTTCCCGAAAGAAAACCATAACATCACTAAAGAGCAGTTTGATGAACTGCACCTTGGTGAAGAGAACTTTGATTGGATTGTTTTTGTAAATGGTAAACTTCACAAAGAGCTTTCAAAAGTTTCTATTGAAAATGTAGAGTTTCTTTCATTCAATTATGCATTGAATGATGATAAGCATAAAGAGATCTTTGAAAAGTACTTTAACACGATTGCTTCCAAAGACCTAGCTTTCACAAACTTAAACCTTGCATACTGCAAATATGGTTTCTTCCTGAAGGTTCCTAAAAATGTAGTGATTGAAAAACCAATTCATGTTTTCTACATTTCTCAGAATCAGGATGAAAATACATTCTACAATACAAGAAATTTATTAATTGTAGAAGAAGGAGCAAAAGTTGAAGTAATTGAGAGTCACCACAATTTTGATGACACATATGTGTTAACGAACTCTGTTACAGAGATCTTCACTTATCCAAATGCTAAAGCAGACTGGCATAAGCTTCAAAACGATAATAATACTTCATATCTTATCGACAACACTTTCGCAAAACAGGAAAAAGACAGTTTAACGACTGTAAATACATTCTCTTTCGGAGGTAAGCTGGTAAGAAATAACCTGGATTTCATTCAGAATGGATCTAATATCAATTCATTCATGAACGGAATCACAATTATCGGAAAAGATCAATTGGTAGACCACCATACAGCGGTTCACCATAACTTCCCGAACTGTGAAAGTTATCAGAACTACAAAGGAATCTTCGATGGTAATGCTCACGGAGTTTTCAACGGGAAAGTTTTTGTTGATAAAATCGCTCAAAAAACCAATGCTTACCAACAGAACAATAACGTATTGCTAAGTGAAGGAGCAAGCATTGATACTAAACCTCAGTTAGAGATTTTTGCAGATGATGTAAAATGTTCCCACGGATGTACAGTAGGCCAGTTGAATGAAGATGCCCTATTCTACCTGAGAGCAAGAGGAATCTCCAAAAAAGAAGCTCAGGCATTACTTTTATATGCTTTTGCCAATGATGCCATGCAAAACATCGATATTGAGCCTCTAAAAGAAAAAATTTCAAAGCTATTGGCTGAGAAATTAGAAGTAGATATAGAATTTTAA
- a CDS encoding DUF3078 domain-containing protein gives MKKVLLIASISFGAMTMAQETKTDAPVTDTVKAWSIQGQNTLMLNQAAFSNWVGGGANNVGWLAGVNYNLTYEKGKDLWENIIILGYGQNNTQGTGVRKTQDVINLSTNYGREFAKHWYISGGVGIQTQFAPGYEDGNNPDAKKISNFMAPGYLSVGAGVTYRPDDNLTVTLRPANARWTFVLDKDLQKAGTYGLKNDGDSSLFQFGFLGTAMYKLKIMENITLLNTASVFSNYLDHPERLVLGYSGVLSMKINKYISTNVTLDLLYDHNQIWKTQLKQTLGVGLAYNFDNGKKRSDNKDNQSWLKK, from the coding sequence ATGAAAAAAGTTTTATTAATCGCTTCCATTTCTTTTGGAGCTATGACCATGGCTCAGGAAACAAAAACTGATGCTCCCGTAACAGATACTGTTAAAGCCTGGTCTATTCAAGGGCAAAATACTTTAATGCTTAATCAGGCTGCCTTTTCAAACTGGGTAGGGGGTGGAGCCAACAATGTGGGCTGGCTTGCTGGTGTCAACTACAATCTTACTTATGAAAAAGGAAAAGATCTTTGGGAAAACATTATTATTCTTGGTTACGGCCAAAACAACACACAGGGTACCGGAGTAAGAAAAACTCAAGATGTTATTAATTTATCTACAAACTATGGTAGAGAGTTTGCTAAACATTGGTATATCTCTGGGGGGGTCGGAATTCAAACTCAATTCGCACCAGGTTATGAAGATGGTAATAATCCTGATGCAAAGAAAATCTCCAACTTTATGGCACCCGGTTACCTAAGCGTTGGAGCAGGGGTTACTTATCGTCCTGATGATAATCTTACAGTAACATTACGTCCTGCGAATGCCAGATGGACTTTTGTATTGGATAAAGATCTTCAAAAAGCAGGAACGTATGGACTTAAAAATGATGGTGATTCTTCTCTTTTCCAGTTCGGTTTCTTGGGAACAGCTATGTACAAGCTAAAAATTATGGAGAATATTACTTTGCTTAATACGGCTTCTGTTTTTTCAAACTACCTGGATCATCCGGAAAGATTAGTTCTTGGATATAGCGGAGTTTTAAGCATGAAAATCAATAAATATATTTCCACGAATGTAACACTTGATCTATTATATGATCACAATCAGATATGGAAAACTCAGTTAAAACAGACTTTGGGAGTAGGACTAGCTTATAATTTTGATAACGGAAAGAAACGTTCAGATAATAAGGATAACCAAAGCTGGTTAAAGAAATAA
- a CDS encoding DUF3078 domain-containing protein gives MKKFLLILSIFMGVYASAQEELKKDSVVVDTIKYWSVLGKNTVMINQAAFSNWVGGGANNVGWLAGANYNITYEKDNDLWENIIILGYGQNDTKGLGIRKTQDVINVSTNYGRKFSKSWYFSLGAGLQSQFAPGYEDGNNPEAKKISNFMAPGYLNVGMGITYRPNDNLTLTLRPTNARWTFVLDKELQLAGNYGLKSDGATSLLQFGFLGTAIYKMKIMEDIYLTNTASVFSNYLDRPDRLVLAYGALLNLKVNKYISSNISLDLLYDHNQIEKTQLKQTLGIGFAYTLDNGVKRSDRKDSQWWIKNK, from the coding sequence ATGAAGAAGTTTTTATTAATTCTTTCCATATTTATGGGGGTTTATGCAAGTGCACAAGAAGAATTGAAAAAAGATTCAGTAGTGGTAGACACCATAAAATACTGGTCGGTGCTAGGAAAAAATACTGTAATGATTAATCAGGCCGCCTTTTCGAACTGGGTAGGAGGTGGAGCCAATAATGTAGGATGGCTTGCGGGTGCTAATTATAATATTACTTATGAAAAAGACAATGATCTTTGGGAAAACATTATCATCCTTGGGTATGGGCAGAATGATACAAAAGGATTGGGCATAAGAAAAACGCAAGATGTTATTAATGTTTCTACTAACTATGGGAGAAAGTTTTCCAAAAGCTGGTATTTCTCTCTAGGTGCAGGTCTACAGTCCCAGTTTGCGCCAGGATATGAGGACGGAAATAATCCCGAAGCCAAAAAAATATCAAACTTTATGGCTCCCGGTTACCTGAACGTCGGTATGGGTATCACATACAGACCGAATGATAATCTGACGTTAACTTTACGTCCTACCAACGCCAGATGGACGTTTGTGTTGGATAAAGAGCTACAACTTGCCGGAAACTACGGTTTAAAAAGTGATGGAGCAACATCCTTATTACAATTCGGTTTCCTGGGAACAGCTATATATAAGATGAAAATTATGGAAGATATTTATTTAACAAATACAGCTTCTGTCTTTTCAAATTATCTGGATCGCCCTGATAGGCTTGTATTGGCGTATGGCGCTCTTCTTAATTTAAAAGTTAATAAATATATCTCATCCAATATCTCATTAGATCTACTGTATGATCATAACCAGATTGAAAAAACACAGTTAAAGCAAACGCTGGGAATTGGATTTGCCTATACACTGGATAATGGAGTAAAACGATCTGACCGTAAAGATAGTCAGTGGTGGATAAAAAATAAATAA
- a CDS encoding rhomboid family intramembrane serine protease — protein sequence MFKNVISKRAIIYPLLMLSAMWFGYFLQMHGFFGSCFGAIIPLVPEGLLGVITAPLLHGNIDHIIGNSIPIAALMFLLYQFYPLVANKVFIIGWLATGLLVWLLPPIDIMTGEYMYTCTIGASGVVYVLAFFLFFSGVFKWNTKLLTISLLVVLYYGSLIWGMLPEELFYNMQEPSKISWQAHLSGAIVGSIIAFMFKNVGEKKKKFIWEYPNYYSEKDDKLWQEYKENHPEDFLELPYKKRDDIWDHLDELRKK from the coding sequence ATGTTTAAAAATGTAATTTCCAAAAGAGCGATTATATACCCTTTGCTGATGCTATCCGCAATGTGGTTCGGATATTTTTTACAAATGCATGGCTTTTTTGGAAGTTGCTTCGGAGCCATCATACCTCTCGTTCCTGAAGGACTTCTGGGAGTGATTACCGCTCCTCTTTTACATGGAAATATCGATCATATTATAGGGAACTCCATTCCGATTGCCGCTCTGATGTTTTTATTATATCAATTTTACCCTTTAGTGGCCAATAAAGTTTTCATTATCGGATGGCTGGCAACAGGACTTTTGGTATGGTTACTTCCTCCTATTGATATCATGACAGGTGAATATATGTACACTTGTACTATCGGAGCCAGTGGTGTAGTCTATGTACTGGCCTTTTTCCTCTTCTTCAGCGGCGTTTTTAAATGGAATACAAAACTTCTGACGATCTCCTTACTTGTTGTATTATACTATGGTAGTTTAATTTGGGGGATGCTTCCAGAAGAGTTGTTTTACAATATGCAGGAACCCAGTAAAATATCATGGCAAGCGCATTTATCCGGAGCAATTGTAGGCAGTATCATAGCCTTTATGTTTAAAAATGTGGGTGAAAAAAAGAAAAAATTCATCTGGGAGTACCCTAATTACTACAGTGAAAAAGATGATAAATTATGGCAAGAGTACAAAGAAAATCATCCGGAAGATTTTCTGGAACTTCCCTATAAAAAAAGAGATGATATATGGGATCATTTGGATGAATTAAGGAAAAAATAA